The segment TTCCAGCTCGTCGATAATTTGCATGGCTCGCACTTTGGGCGCGCCGGAAACCGTGCCGGCAGGCAGGCAAGCCCGCAGGGCATCAAAGGCATCTTTGCCGTCAACCAGGCGGCCGGTGACGTTGCTAGTAATGTGCATCACGTGGCTGTAGCGTTCGATGGTCATCACGTCGGTCAGTTCCACGCTGCCATACCGGGCCACGCGCCCCACGTCGTTACGGCCTAAATCGACCAGCATCACGTGCTCGGCCCGTTCTTTCGGATCGGCGAGCAATTCCGCCGCTAAGTTGCGGTCTTCTTCCTCCGTGCGGCCCCGGCGGCGTGTGCCTGCCAATGGGCGGACCGTCACTTTGCCATCCACCACCCGAACCATCACTTCCGGCGAGCTGCCCACCAACGTGACGCTGGGCGTGCGCAAATAAAACATGAACGGGCTGGGGTTCACCACCCGCAACGTGCGATAAATTTCAAACGGGTGCGATTTAACCGGCAATTCCAGCCGCTGACTGATGACCACCTGGAAAATGTCGCCGGCCCGAATGTACTCCACGCATTTTTCCACAGCCTGTTGAAATTTGGCCTGCGTGAAGTTGGATTGGTAAGCGATTTTGGAATCGCCGACGGGGTTGATGTCAATCGGCGCGAGTTCGCCGCCACCCTCACCCTGCCCTCTCTCAGAGGGCGTAACCGCGGCGAGCCGATTCACCAGCTCATCCACCCTTCGGCAAGCACCATCGTAAGCCGCACGTAAATCGCCGGCATCCACCCGGGCCATGGCAATCACGACAATGGTCTTGGTGATGTTATCGAACACCACCATGCGGTCGTAAAAAGCGAAGGAAAGATCGGGCAAATGTCGATCATCCTGTGGTGCGTTGGGCAACTTCTCGGAATATCGGACCACGTCATAACCGGCGTAACCAATCGCCCCGCTCACAAACGGCGGCAGTTCTGGCAAGCGCACGGCGCGCAGGGCGTCCACTCGCTTGCGAAGTTCTTCAATTGGATCAGGCGATTCAAACTCTTCAGATTTTTCGCCTCGCACCACCACACGGTTGCCCCACGCTTCAATTTCCAGAAATGGCTGCGCTGTAAGAAAACTGTAACGGCCAACTTTTTCGCCGCCGACCACGCTTTCGAATAAGCAGGCCGAACTGCCGGCATCAAGCTTATGAAACGCCGAGACCGGCGTCAGCGAATCGCCAATCAGCCGGCGATACACCGGCACCAGATGCACACCCTGGGCCACGCGCGAAAAAGTTTCGTAATCGGGATAGTGCATAACCGCGGGAATGACGAATAACGAATTTCGGATGACAATGAATGACCGAATATAAAGCCGCGACCGTTGGTCGCGCATGCGGTCGTGTTTCAATACATAACGCCGCCACCGCTGTTCGCACCGCCCGCGTCAGAATAGCAAGAGCCGCCATTACAGACAACCAAACTTCGCACCCAGTTCGCGCTTATGGCGATGTTTTGACGCCGTTTGATGCCAGCATTCGTGCGCGACACGCAGCACCATCGCCGCGATGTACAATTTTAGGGAGCGCCTGTCCAGTGCGGCCTGCGGGTCTGCACGGCATGGCACAGCGTTCGCCTTGACACCCCCCGGTGCATTGTTAGAATCCCAACGGGGTTTTGCACTTGGAACAATTCACCCCGCAAAAAACATCGCAACATTCCATTCCCTTTTGACTTAAGCCGCGGATTTTTGCCATTGATTGTCCGGGCGATTTCCGGCTGGTCGGAACAGCTTCTCGCATCCCATGAAGTGCCAAAAGTGCGAACGTCCGGCGACGTTCCACATTACAGAACTCGAAGGCGGCAAGCACACCGAGCTGCACCTGTGCGAGCAGCATGCGCGCCAATATCTTACCCAAGGAGAAGGCGAGCCCGGCAGTGCTCCCACCATCGCGGGTGCATTGGCCCAGCAATTGGCCGTGGGCCAAACGGCAGAAGAGCTGGCCCAGCTCGATCAACGCGCGTGCCCGATCTGCGGCATCACGTTTTACGAATTCCGCAATCAAGGCCGCTTGGGTTGCCCGCACGATTACGTGTGCTTTGAAAAAGAGCTGGAACCGCTGATTGCCAATATCCACGGCGAAACGGTTCACAAAGGCAAAAAGCCGAAGCATGGTGCCTCCGGAACTCAGCAACGGACCGAATTGATCCGCATGCGCCGCGAAATGAAAGAGGCCATTGAGAAAGAAAACTACGAAAAAGCCAAAGAGCTGCGCGATCAAATTAAAAAGATTGAAGCTACGCAAGAGTAATCACTCACACTGACACCGCCGTGGAACTTAACGACCTAACCAACACGACTGGCGAATGGCTCCGCGGCAGCGGCCCTCAGGCCGATATTGTGATGAGCACACGCATTCGCTTGGCCCGCAACCTGGCCGAGTTCCCGTTCATCAGTCGGGCGTCGGACCAGGATCGGGCCGACATCGAAAAGCTGCTGCGCGATCGGGTTTTAAAAATTCGGGAGCAATCGGGCGAGTTGCTCTATGTGAATGTCAGCGATTTGGACCGGCTCGATCGGCAATTCCTCGTCGAGCGGCAGTTGATCAGTCGCGAGCATGCCGAGGCCAAGGGTGCACGGGGCGTAGCGATTGGCTCGGGCGAGCAAATCAGCCTGATGATTAACGAGGAAGACCATTTGCGCATTCAATGCCTGCACAGCGGGCTCGATGTGCAAGGCGCGTGGGACCAAATCGATCGAATTGACGATTTAATTTCCGAGCAAGTCAATTACGCGTTCCACCCCAGACTAGGTTATCTGACGGCCTGCCCGACGAACGTCGGCACCGGCGTGCGAGTGAGCGTGCTGATGCACTTGCCGGCGCTGGTCCTCACGCGGCAAATCGACAAAGTATTCCGCAGCCTGCAAAAAATCAGCCTTGCTGTGCGGGGGTTGTACGGCGAAGGCTCGCAGGCAATGGGAGATTTTTATCAAATTTCTAATCAGCAAACGCTGGGGCGATCGGAAAAGGAATTGGTCGACCAAGTGACGGACGTCGTGCCTGCGATCATCCATTACGAGCGCGAGGCCCGCGATTTTTTGATCAAGGAAAGCCAGCAAACGCTGCACGACCAAGTAAGCCGCGCTTATGGTATTTTGCGGACCGCGCAAACCATTAGTTCTGAAGAAACCATGCATTTGCTTTCCAAAGTGCGGATGGGAATTAACTTGGGGCTGATTGCCGATTTGCCCATGCTCAAGTTGAACGAGTTATTTATCCGCACGCAGCCGGCCCATTTGCAAAAAATCAGCGGCGTGGAATTGAACACCGCCGACCGCAACATCGAACGGGCTCGTTTTCTTCGCCGCTATTTGAACCGCGAAGAAGACGGCAACGGCGGGAAGAATTGAATCGAGTCCTGGGGCACGGTATTTGACACAAAGCCCACGGATTCCAATCCGTGGCTTGTCTTTTTGTCATTCTTGCGGCAGGTTTTCGGAGAAAATTAATCCCATGTGGATGACGTCGTCGAAGCGGCCGTCGATATAGCGGCCTTTGACCATGCGTCCTTCTTCGATGAATCCCAGTTTACGGTACAGTGCAATCGCCGCCGTGTTGGTTGCGTACACGGTCAGGTCGACACGCATCAGCCCGCGCTGCCTGGCTTTGGCCAAAGCCGCTTCCATCAGCCGAGTTCCTATGCCTTGGCCCCTGTAATTGCTGTGAATACCCATTCCAAGGGCGCCCCGGTGGCGAAGACCTTCCAGCTGGAAGAACTTGATATCGACCCAGCCCACCACTTGTGGCCCATTGAGCGCGAAAAACGCTGGGGCATCTTCGGCGATAATCTTTTCCCAGAATTCCCGCGCTTCCGCCGGTGGATGGGCCTGTAAGCTCATCAGCCAACGTCGCTCTCGCGCCACGCTATCCAGGCATTCCCGGAAACTTTCAACGTATTCCAGCGCAGCCGGAACAATGCAGATTTCGTGTTGTTCGGATGACACACAATGCTCCTACCCCACACGACTAACGTACGGCTGAATGAGTCATCTGCGTGGCGCAAGGTTCGCTGATTTATTTTTGCGGCGGAAGGAGACGGCGCAGGTCGGGAATAATTTCCCGTGGAACGAAGCGGGCCAGTTCCTCGTCCGTGGCCAGCGGTGCAATTTGCTTGAGCAACGAACTGGAAACGTGCGAAAATTGCTCGTCGGCCATCAGGAATACGGTTTCAATTCCCGAATCGAGCTTGCGGTTAGCTAAAGTCATCGTGAATTCCGCCTCAATATCGGTCAGCGATCGCACGCCGCGAAGCATCACCCGGGCCCCACATTCGCGCACAAAGTGAACGGCCAGCCCGCTAAACTGCCGCACTTCGACATTGGGCAAATGCTTTGTGGCCCGGTGAACTAACTCCTGTCGTTCCTCGGAAGTGAACAGCGATTGCTTTTCGATGTTAATACCAATGCCAACGATCAATTGGTCGACCAGGCGGCTGGCGCGTTCGATGACGTTGATGTGCCCCAGCGTGATGGGATCGAACGAACCGGTGTAAACGGCCACGCGAGAATCGTTGATGGGCATAGGGCGGTTAGGAACGAGCATCCAGGGATGGCGGGCGAGTTTGAACGCCCGCTATTATCGCTCATTCTTCGCATTGGTGCAAAGAGATTGGGCTTCGCGCAGCGCTTCGATCAGGCGGTCAATATCTTCTTCGTTCGCATAGGCATGGGGGCTAATGCGCAGTTTTCCCGAGCGATTGGCGATTGCCACCTTCCGAGCATAACTGTGCCGCCGGACGGCCAGCGAATCGCATCCGGGCAGTTCGAACGTGACGATGCCGGAATTGTGGTCGGCCTTGTCGCGCCGGCTGATAATATCGGCGCCTATTTCTTGCAAGCGGCGGCAACATTCGTCGGTAATTTCAAGGATTCTCTGTCCAATGGCGGGCAAACCCAGGGAGTCCAATAAATCGAGGCTTGCTCCCAGCGCAATCAAGCCGACCGAATTCGCTCCGCCCCCTTCGTAGCGCGCAGCGGAATCTTTCAGATTCAATTCGATGCGCGTGTAATCGTTCCCGTGTTGCACGCTATGGGCTCCCAATCCTAAGGGCCGCAAGCGGGGGAGATGTTCGCGCCGAATGTAGGCCAGTCCAACCCCTTCAGGGCCAAGCATCCATTTTTGTCCGCCGGCGCTAAAAAAATCGACGTTGGCTTGCCGCACATCGAGAGGAAAACCACCAAACGCTTGAATGGCGTCGACAAACAGCAGCGCGGCGTGCCGATGTGCTATGTCTGCCGCCGCTTCCAAATCGGTCCGCCAACCGCTTAAAAAACCGACCCAACTGAGCGCGATCAAGCGAGTTCGACGGTCACACGCAGCCTCGAGCTTGTTCAGATCGAGTACGCCATCCTCCATCGGCACGCGGCGCGTTTCCACGCCACGGCTGGCCAAATTCATCCACGCGTATTGGTTGGTGGGAAATTCTTCGGCCGGAATAACCAGGTTATCTCCTGCTTGCCACGGAAAACCTTCAGCAACAAGGTTGATTCCCTCGGTCGTATTATGCAGCAGCGCGATTTCTTCCGGTTCGGCCCCAATCATCTTTGCCGCATGAGTCCGAACTTGTTGCAACCGCCGGTCCCAATTCGGCCAGGCGGTTCCCCCCTGCTCGGCAGCTTCAGCCAGCCAATGCGTGACCGCCTCACAGGCTGGCGCAGGAAGGGGCGAGACAGCGGCATGATCGAAGTACGCCCAGCGGCCAGCAATCGGCATTTGGCGGCGAAACTCCAACCAGCGACTATCGTGCGAAAGTGTCATGATGTGCAGCCTGCGGATTGGTCGATAACGCTAAAATTCGGCGGGAAAACTGCATTCTGCCCCACTGCACCCGGTTGAACTACACTAGTTAAGTTGGCTAAAGTAGGACCACTGCGTTATTTCCGTTCGGGGAAGCTCTGTAATGTCGAAAGCCTTAGCCATTATAGGAATGCTAATCGCCTTCCTAATTCTATTTATATTTGTACTCGATATGGCCTTGGGAATTCCGTTCAGCAAGGCCAGCCCCGTGATGGATATTTGCATGATTATTGGCACTGCGGTGCTAGCGTACCTGGGATGGTCAGCATACCGCGAACAAGGCTGACCGGCCACGGCAGAAAGCAAAGCAAGAAGTAGCGGCCATCTTGCCGCAACCATTGGCCGCACGGCACTGGCTTGCGTTAGTGACCGCAACCGCCGGATTGCAATCCCGGCCACTTCTTACGCCGCACGCAGAATTGATTGTGCAGCCGCCGCGCTTCGCTTGGGCGTCAATCGAATAACCGTATCGCGGAGTGTTTCCACTGCAATGTGGCCGGCTAATTGCAACTGTTGCAGCTGGCCAAGCAGGCGGACAATGGCATACCTGCCTGCGGCAACATCGCTCGCAGCAAATGATGCTACGTCAATCCGCAAATGGCACCATCCGCCATGCAGCATGGCACGTTCGACGGTCCGCTTCACAACGCGTCCCTGTGAAAAAGTGGACATCCAACCGCCGCTTTGCAGAGTGGCCGAAACGGGAACTTGCCACAATCCGTAGCAAACAGCTCGAACGCCGGTCGTGGTGCGACTGGAAAAAACATGCGGGGTGCGGATCACGGTCACGCCGTATTTCGTCAGCAAATCAACATGCCGCGGTTGCCAAGCATCGCTCACCGCCAGCGTCGAAATCTTGATGCCTTCGCCAGCGGCCAATTGCAGCGGTCGCGCCACACGATTGAGCAGCTCAGTTCGCGTAATGTCGGAATGGGTCACCGACGCGTCTGCCAAGACGGCAACTTCGTGCGGCAGCGAACTGGCAGCAAGCAGCGAGATCTGCCGCCCAATCGAACCATCGGGAACGGCCCACGAGGCAGGTATGTTGTGCCGGTTGCAGGCGGCCACCAATTCGTGAATGAATGACTCAGGCGCATCCGCATCGAAGGAAACGGAGACAAAAGCTCGGCTTAGTGCAGCGGAATTCGGCGTTCCCGACATCAACATTCCTCCATGAATCGCCGCGGCCAATTGCCGGCCTGGCGGTGCGCACACCCGCTATCGTAAAAGCGTCGGCCTGCCGCGACTGAAAGCTCCATCAAAACCGCTAGCAACGGTAAACACGGCGCCGGTTAGCAAAAATAGGCGAACTTTGCGGCTTCAGCTCCAGGGAAGTATTGAGCTACTGCCACGACGACGGGACATTTTCAGGCTGGCTCGAACGAGTTGCCCGATCCTGTTGAACCAGGCGTCGCGGCCGAATGCGCGTCGTTCAAATTCAAGCAGGCCCACAGCGTATCGCGAATTTCGGTCGGTCCGCGGAAGCGCGCCAATAATAAGTAGGCCCCGGCCACGGCGAACGCTGCCCCACACAGAGGAGCAAGCAACGAAACCGCCGTCGTAAAATCGCCGTTGGCGAAGGCGAAATATCCGAATCCAATAGCCACAACGGCCAGTGCAATATCGGCATCGAACACCAGCGCTTTGAAACGCGATTTGGGTTTGCCGAAAGCGCCCAGCAATGAATCACGCATTTTGAAGTACAACATGCCGATGGCAAATTGAGCGGCGGGTGTTAATAGGAGCGCGGCGGCAAGGGGCTGGAGGGTTTGCCATTCGCTCCGGCTCCAATGATTCCAGAGAGCCGCAACGACGGGAAAACAACCGATGGCCGCGATGATGAAAAACGTGAGTCGGGCCTGCCGCATCAAATAGCGGTTTACTGTTTCCGGCGGCCGCCAGCCGAACCAGCGTTCGCAGTGATAACCGATGCGTTCATTCCGTGGCACGGCGGCGTCAAGTTCTTCGGCCAACTCCGCCGGGTTGCCAAAACGCCGTTGGGCTTCCTGTATGGCGATGGTCGAATTTTTCGATCGTGCAAATTCCTCGTCGTAAATGGCAGTGAGATGGGCCAGCAATTCTTCGCGCATTTTTCGTTTGTGGGCGATGGTGGTTCGGACCGGCCTAACCGCCCGTTCCACAGCCTTCATTTGCGCCAGTCGCGCTTTCACGACTTCCCGCACCACGTCATCAAAAACCAAGCCCAAATTCTTTAGCGTCTGCCCCGCCACACCTTCGGCTTCGCGCAGCAGTCCCAGAAGCAAATGTTCCGGACCGATGGATTTTTGATTCCAAAATCGCGCCTCTTCGACAGCGTATGCCAAGGCTTGCTTGGCTCGCGGCGTGCAAGGAAGTTGCGGTAGTACTACTTTTTTGGGTCCGCGCTGGATGAGTTTTTCGATCTCGGCCTGAACCATCGCCGCGTCGACATGAAAAGTTTTGAGCACGCTGGCCGCCAGACCCGACGGCTCTTTCATCAGGCTGAGTAAAATGTGCTCGGTGCCAATGTATTCATGCTGCAGTTGGTGCGCTTCCAGTCGGGCCAGTTCCAATGCCACTTGCGCTTGCTCGCTGAATTGACCGAAGGTTACGTCTTTGCGAAACATAGGATTTCTCGATCGGATTGGTTCAGTGCTAAGCCGTTGCTCCCAAAATGCCGCCCAAAACCTGCACAAATTGTTGCCACTCGGTACGGCCCTGGCTTAATGAGCGTTTCCCTTTGACCGTCAAGCGATAAATCCGCCGCCGTGCTCCGCGCCGGCCATGCGGTTCCGTTTCCCACACTGCCTCGACTTGCTTCGAAGCCTCCAGGCGGTATAGCGCCGGATAAAGCGAACCCTCCTTCAGCTTCAGCAATCCACAGCCGGCATGTTCCAGGCGATGCAGTATTTCCAGCCCATGCGCCTCGCCGCGCTCCAGTGCCGCGAGAATCATGGCTTCCAAGTGTCCGCGGAGTTTATCGCCGTGAATGGTGCTCATGCTTTATTTATAGACAGTCTATAAATAAACGTCAAGAGCTCTCTTTACACGGTCCGGACATGGCAGACTTGTAGATCTGTCAGAAGCGCTGGCCTTAATATAGCAGCCACCACGCCCTCCATGGTGTACTGCTGCGCTTCGGCGGCGGGTCGGAATCCAAGTTCACTCAGGGCGGCGGAAGTGACCGGGCTGATGCTAACAAGCTTCGTGTTGCGCAAGTCTTCGCCGAACATTTTGGCCAGCGACCGGGCGATAGCCGAACTGGTGACCGTGACCCAATCGATGCGGCCAGCCTTCAACGCGGCAGCAATGTCCGGATCGGGCGGGGCGACATCCGTGCTTCGGTAAACTACGATTTGTTCCACCTGGGCGCCGGCTGCTTGCAAAGTTTCCGCTAACACTTCGCGACCTCGGCTAGCGCGGGCCAGCAGATATTTTTTACCACGGGCATCTTTCGCCAACAGCTCTGCCAGGGCTTCTGCCCGATAGACGTCGGCTGGCTGCCCATCGACGCGCAAGTGATATTGGGCCAGCTCTTCTGCCGTGCCGGGGCCGATAGCGGCCAGTTTTATCCCGGCCAGGTGTCGTAAATCGCGCCCGGTGGCCAGCAGACGCTCGAACAGAAACTGCACGCCGTTGACGCTGGAAAAAACCAGCCAGTCGAAATCGCACAGCCGGTCCAAAGCCGAATCGACGTGCTGCCAATCGTCAGGAGGCGAAATTTCGATCGCAGGTTGAACGAGACAATCGGCGCCTAGTTCGGTAAGCGGCTGCCACAAGGCTTCGGTGCGATCGATGGGGCGCGTCAGCAAAATGCGTTGGCCGAACAACGGTCGGCGAGTGAACCAGGAGTTTGCTTGCTGTTCTGGCCCCGCTGCCGGCCCCTCTACTGCAAGAGATGAGAGATTCGGACTTGCCACGCTGCCCACGATGATTACCATCGGCGGCCGCATGCGAGCCGCTTCCAATTGCTCAACGACCTTTCCCAACGTGCAGCGGATGGTGGTTTGATCGGGCCACGAGCAGCGCCGGACAATGGCGGCCGGCGTTTCCGGTGATTTGCCGGCGCCAATTAAAGCTGCCGTCCACTCGCGGGCGGTAGTCACGCCCATGTAAAAGACCAAGGTCCCTGGAAATGCCGCCAGGGCGGCATAATTGAGCGGCGGAGCGTGGTCGGAATCTCCTTCGTGTCCGGTGATCAGTGCCACAGCCGAGGCAGCATCGCGCTGCGTGATCCAAATGCCTGCGTAGCTTCCGGCGGCCATTGCGGCGGTGATGCCCGGTACAATTTCGTATTCAACGCCGGCGGCTTCCAGCGCCGTGACTTCCTCCAGCAACCGGCCAAACACGGCCGGATCACCCCCTTTCAGTCGCACCACACGTTTGCCTGCCTGGGCAAGTTTCACCAATTGCAAATTGATTTCTGATTGCGGCCAAATGCGTTCCGTCCCGCTTTCCCGCGCATCGCTGCTTTCTGCTGTCTGCGTTCTGCCTTCTGCCTTCCTATGGCGGCCTAAGCAAATCATTTGGGCCGCTTTGGGCGCGTGCCGTAAAATTACCGGGTTCACCAAATAGTCGTACAACACTGCGTCCGCTTGGCACAAGCATTGAACGCCCCGCCAGGAAATTAAGCCAGCATCGCCGGGTCCGGCGCCGACCAAGTACACTTTTCCCGAAGTTTGGCCATGAGCTAGCGACCGGTGCTGCGGCGAGGCAATCGGTGGCGGGGACGATTGTCGTTGTTTTGCCATGCTGGGATGTTAGAATAGGCAAAGGGGAAGGATGTACCTTGCGGGAGAAATTTTTACGCCCAAACACGCCCACTCGTGATTTCTACCAATCCAATCATGGCCGATGCTGGCGTCAATTCTGATTTCCTTTCGCCGGCCGTTCGTCGCCGCTTGCAGGAACAGTACGAACGGGGCAAGCAGAATCGGCAGACGCGAAACTACGATTACGCGGCCGACATGCTCACTCTGTGCGTGGTGGGTGATCCCGGCAATCCATTCTACACGCAAGAGTTTCTGGCCAACCTGTTTTGCAAGTATACCAGCAGCAAAAGCGCTGGCATAACGGCGGGGATCCGCACCAAAGCGCCCCAGTTCAGCATGATGAATGCTAGCCGCAAGAAGGATTGGCACGGGCTGATCAAAAGCGGGCTGGAAGTATTGAAGATCAATCCCTGGGACAGCTCCGCCCTGATGCAAGTGGCTCGGGCGTGCGGCGAGCTGGGACATGTGAAAAGCCAGGTGCTGT is part of the Pirellulales bacterium genome and harbors:
- a CDS encoding aminotransferase class V-fold PLP-dependent enzyme, yielding MTLSHDSRWLEFRRQMPIAGRWAYFDHAAVSPLPAPACEAVTHWLAEAAEQGGTAWPNWDRRLQQVRTHAAKMIGAEPEEIALLHNTTEGINLVAEGFPWQAGDNLVIPAEEFPTNQYAWMNLASRGVETRRVPMEDGVLDLNKLEAACDRRTRLIALSWVGFLSGWRTDLEAAADIAHRHAALLFVDAIQAFGGFPLDVRQANVDFFSAGGQKWMLGPEGVGLAYIRREHLPRLRPLGLGAHSVQHGNDYTRIELNLKDSAARYEGGGANSVGLIALGASLDLLDSLGLPAIGQRILEITDECCRRLQEIGADIISRRDKADHNSGIVTFELPGCDSLAVRRHSYARKVAIANRSGKLRISPHAYANEEDIDRLIEALREAQSLCTNAKNER
- the cobA gene encoding uroporphyrinogen-III C-methyltransferase; the protein is MAKQRQSSPPPIASPQHRSLAHGQTSGKVYLVGAGPGDAGLISWRGVQCLCQADAVLYDYLVNPVILRHAPKAAQMICLGRHRKAEGRTQTAESSDARESGTERIWPQSEINLQLVKLAQAGKRVVRLKGGDPAVFGRLLEEVTALEAAGVEYEIVPGITAAMAAGSYAGIWITQRDAASAVALITGHEGDSDHAPPLNYAALAAFPGTLVFYMGVTTAREWTAALIGAGKSPETPAAIVRRCSWPDQTTIRCTLGKVVEQLEAARMRPPMVIIVGSVASPNLSSLAVEGPAAGPEQQANSWFTRRPLFGQRILLTRPIDRTEALWQPLTELGADCLVQPAIEISPPDDWQHVDSALDRLCDFDWLVFSSVNGVQFLFERLLATGRDLRHLAGIKLAAIGPGTAEELAQYHLRVDGQPADVYRAEALAELLAKDARGKKYLLARASRGREVLAETLQAAGAQVEQIVVYRSTDVAPPDPDIAAALKAGRIDWVTVTSSAIARSLAKMFGEDLRNTKLVSISPVTSAALSELGFRPAAEAQQYTMEGVVAAILRPALLTDLQVCHVRTV
- a CDS encoding GNAT family N-acetyltransferase, yielding MSSEQHEICIVPAALEYVESFRECLDSVARERRWLMSLQAHPPAEAREFWEKIIAEDAPAFFALNGPQVVGWVDIKFFQLEGLRHRGALGMGIHSNYRGQGIGTRLMEAALAKARQRGLMRVDLTVYATNTAAIALYRKLGFIEEGRMVKGRYIDGRFDDVIHMGLIFSENLPQE
- a CDS encoding helix-turn-helix transcriptional regulator, which produces MSTIHGDKLRGHLEAMILAALERGEAHGLEILHRLEHAGCGLLKLKEGSLYPALYRLEASKQVEAVWETEPHGRRGARRRIYRLTVKGKRSLSQGRTEWQQFVQVLGGILGATA
- a CDS encoding protein arginine kinase, which gives rise to MELNDLTNTTGEWLRGSGPQADIVMSTRIRLARNLAEFPFISRASDQDRADIEKLLRDRVLKIREQSGELLYVNVSDLDRLDRQFLVERQLISREHAEAKGARGVAIGSGEQISLMINEEDHLRIQCLHSGLDVQGAWDQIDRIDDLISEQVNYAFHPRLGYLTACPTNVGTGVRVSVLMHLPALVLTRQIDKVFRSLQKISLAVRGLYGEGSQAMGDFYQISNQQTLGRSEKELVDQVTDVVPAIIHYEREARDFLIKESQQTLHDQVSRAYGILRTAQTISSEETMHLLSKVRMGINLGLIADLPMLKLNELFIRTQPAHLQKISGVELNTADRNIERARFLRRYLNREEDGNGGKN
- the coaD gene encoding pantetheine-phosphate adenylyltransferase: MPINDSRVAVYTGSFDPITLGHINVIERASRLVDQLIVGIGINIEKQSLFTSEERQELVHRATKHLPNVEVRQFSGLAVHFVRECGARVMLRGVRSLTDIEAEFTMTLANRKLDSGIETVFLMADEQFSHVSSSLLKQIAPLATDEELARFVPREIIPDLRRLLPPQK
- a CDS encoding Clp protease N-terminal domain-containing protein, with translation MFRKDVTFGQFSEQAQVALELARLEAHQLQHEYIGTEHILLSLMKEPSGLAASVLKTFHVDAAMVQAEIEKLIQRGPKKVVLPQLPCTPRAKQALAYAVEEARFWNQKSIGPEHLLLGLLREAEGVAGQTLKNLGLVFDDVVREVVKARLAQMKAVERAVRPVRTTIAHKRKMREELLAHLTAIYDEEFARSKNSTIAIQEAQRRFGNPAELAEELDAAVPRNERIGYHCERWFGWRPPETVNRYLMRQARLTFFIIAAIGCFPVVAALWNHWSRSEWQTLQPLAAALLLTPAAQFAIGMLYFKMRDSLLGAFGKPKSRFKALVFDADIALAVVAIGFGYFAFANGDFTTAVSLLAPLCGAAFAVAGAYLLLARFRGPTEIRDTLWACLNLNDAHSAATPGSTGSGNSFEPA
- a CDS encoding UvrB/UvrC motif-containing protein; the protein is MKCQKCERPATFHITELEGGKHTELHLCEQHARQYLTQGEGEPGSAPTIAGALAQQLAVGQTAEELAQLDQRACPICGITFYEFRNQGRLGCPHDYVCFEKELEPLIANIHGETVHKGKKPKHGASGTQQRTELIRMRREMKEAIEKENYEKAKELRDQIKKIEATQE
- the trpE gene encoding anthranilate synthase component I encodes the protein MHYPDYETFSRVAQGVHLVPVYRRLIGDSLTPVSAFHKLDAGSSACLFESVVGGEKVGRYSFLTAQPFLEIEAWGNRVVVRGEKSEEFESPDPIEELRKRVDALRAVRLPELPPFVSGAIGYAGYDVVRYSEKLPNAPQDDRHLPDLSFAFYDRMVVFDNITKTIVVIAMARVDAGDLRAAYDGACRRVDELVNRLAAVTPSERGQGEGGGELAPIDINPVGDSKIAYQSNFTQAKFQQAVEKCVEYIRAGDIFQVVISQRLELPVKSHPFEIYRTLRVVNPSPFMFYLRTPSVTLVGSSPEVMVRVVDGKVTVRPLAGTRRRGRTEEEDRNLAAELLADPKERAEHVMLVDLGRNDVGRVARYGSVELTDVMTIERYSHVMHITSNVTGRLVDGKDAFDALRACLPAGTVSGAPKVRAMQIIDELEPHRRGPYAGAVGYVDYSGNMDTCIALRTIVIPQSGKTAYLQAGAGIVADSQPEQEWNETLNKARGLLKAIEITEQRIT